The genomic window AACAGGTGAAGATGTGATCGATCTCGTGCGTAAAATGGTCGGTGCAACAAAAGCAGCAGATGCCGTTCCTGGGACGATCCGGGGCGATTTTGCCTTACCTGGTACAGAAAATATCATCCATGCTTCGGATTCACGAGATGCAGCGAATACTGAGATCACGCGTTTCTTTCCACCATTCGATACGAAAAAAGTAGAAGAGCCAAAAAAATGAAGTCTTTGGCCGTTGACTGCTTGATTTCGTGAAATTTATTTTTGTTTTTTACCAGTACTTCTGAGATAGGTCACGCTTAACACGTTCAGTGAGAGCTTTGACTTAATACTAGAGGTACTGGTTTTCCTTTTGCATTAAGCCAAATATCCACTTGGATCTACTCTCTCTAACGTCCTATCGTTTGGTTTGGATCGACAATAATTTCTTTTCCAACTCTTCTCGTTCTTCTTTTCCTAATGTATATTCGATCACCGCAAACAATGACTGACATTCCCCTTCTTCCGTCGGTTCCCCCAATGCAGTTGCGATCAAATGCCGATAGTAATCAGACATCAAACTCTCATAAATAGCTGCTCTTTTGGGTTTTAAAGCTAAGCAACGATACATATCCTCGTTGATACTTCGAGCTTTTTTGTATCTTTTTTTGTCGATATAATAAACAGTCAAATTCTTCAAAAAAAGGAACAAACACTGATCATATCCTGACTTCATGGCTTTACGCATTCTTTTTTTGATTTTCAAGTAATTGTTTTCAATAAATGAATCACTGAAAATAAACGGAAATTCTGCTAACAAGTCGAGTTCATATCGACCAAATTCTTTCATTTTCATAAAATAATCTTCGATCATCCGTATCTCATATCCTAAAAACTCCACTTGGATATCTGGCTTCACATGTGATTTCCAATACATATGTATATTCAGTACGAGATAATACAGATCAGCTGTCCGTTTGAATTGCTTGCGATTATCTGCGATTTCTTTGTAAGGATCAAAATCTTCCTCCTGTACCTTGTTCAACAAATTGCGTGTTTTTCTCGTTTTACGTGGTTCTTCCAATTGGTTTCTTAGAGATTCATATTCTGTCAGCGTAATATTCAATCGATCAAGAAAAGCCATTAGCGTTAAAAAAGAAATTTTTTTGATCGTCCGACTCTCGATGCCAACTAGTGAAGTTTTTGAACAGATCCCCTCTGCCAATTGTGACTGTGTCAGCTTCCGACTCACCCGTAATTTTTTGATTAATTCTCCATCGTGCATAAGATGATGCCTCCTTTTGTGTGTGCATTTTTCAATAAGATTCTCTTAGTAAGATCAACGATCGTAAAAAGAAAAGAACTATCGAAATATTTATTGCATTCACTAATTAAGTACGCATAAATGAAAAAATATTTGAATATCAATAAAAAAACTTCTAAAAAGTGAGAAAACTCAACTTTTTAGAAGTTTGTTAAGGTTGTGAGAAAGCCGTTTATCATAGGTTGTGAAAGGAGCGGTTTGACCTGAGCAGTAAGATAGAAAAACAGAAAATAGCTTTTCATATTTTTTGTTTTTCTAGCTTAGTGTTGAAGGTCAGCTCCTTGAGCACCGTTTATCATAGGTTGTGAAAGTAGCGGTATTTATCCGAGTCTAAGGATTATCCACTGCCCCATTATCTGCTGGGTATAGGTTCGTTGTCGTCTGATCATGATTTTTAGAATAGACACTCGTTGAAGCGGAACCCTTTTCTTTTTCGATTTGTTTATTTCGTTCTACTTGGTTCTTATAGTCATACTGTGTAGGATCGATTGTTTTAAACCCATTTGGCACATAGAAGCGCAAGAGATTTTCTTGGTTGAGTTTATCCGAAAGACTCAAAGCTGTTTTTACTTGGTTTTGTTCTTTTTCTACCTTTTGTTCGGCTGTTTGATTCGCTTCAAGCAGCTGTCCTGTTTTCGTATCGTAGATTTTCCCACCTAGTACTGTGTAATCTGGAGCAACAAAATTCCCATTTCTAAATGCTACGACTTGATCATGTTGCGGTGAAAGTAGATCTGTACCAAAATGGATGTAATTATTGTCTTCGACTCCTAGTAAGTGGAGTAAAGTTGGTAGAACGTCGATCTCGCCACCATACTCATGGTTAACTGTTCCTTTTGTGTAACCTGGGATATGGAACATCAACGGTACTCTTTGCATTTGGGCATTGTCGAAATCACCCCATGTTTCTGGATCTTTCCCCAGTGCTGAAGCAAGGTCTTTATTATCTGTGTTTGAGATACCAAAGTGATCTCCGTAAATCACAAACATCGAGTGATCATAAATCCCCGAAGCTTTCAAATACGTAAAGAATTGTTCGAGTGATTGATCCAAATAATGGGCTGTCCGCA from Enterococcus sp. DIV1094 includes these protein-coding regions:
- a CDS encoding helix-turn-helix domain-containing protein; translated protein: MHDGELIKKLRVSRKLTQSQLAEGICSKTSLVGIESRTIKKISFLTLMAFLDRLNITLTEYESLRNQLEEPRKTRKTRNLLNKVQEEDFDPYKEIADNRKQFKRTADLYYLVLNIHMYWKSHVKPDIQVEFLGYEIRMIEDYFMKMKEFGRYELDLLAEFPFIFSDSFIENNYLKIKKRMRKAMKSGYDQCLFLFLKNLTVYYIDKKRYKKARSINEDMYRCLALKPKRAAIYESLMSDYYRHLIATALGEPTEEGECQSLFAVIEYTLGKEEREELEKKLLSIQTKR